One region of Candidatus Desulfatibia profunda genomic DNA includes:
- a CDS encoding branched-chain amino acid aminotransferase has product MEISVTKSTKIGQKPRPKDSELGFGKYTTDHMFLMDFSREKGWHSARIEPYGNLSLDPAAMVLHYNQEVFEGLKAYHLMDGGIGLFRPEKNIERMNASARRMVMPEVDPDVILRALKELILLEREWIPKSEGTSLYIRPTMIATEPALGVRPAEQYLYYIILGPVGAYYREGFSPTKIFVSDEYVRAAKGGAGEAKTSGNYGPTLLASKQAAKKGYTQVLWIDAKERKYVEEVGTSNIFFLIDDELVTPPLGGTILPGVTRDSVLHIARVWGLNVSERLITIQEVVDDAKSGALKEMFATGTAAVISPVGEICYKENVFQIADGKTGDLSRKLYDEITGIQDGRKEDPFGWRLRIG; this is encoded by the coding sequence ATGGAAATCAGCGTGACCAAGTCCACAAAAATCGGCCAAAAGCCCCGCCCAAAAGATTCCGAACTGGGTTTCGGCAAATACACCACGGATCATATGTTTCTGATGGATTTTAGCCGGGAAAAAGGGTGGCACAGTGCGCGCATCGAACCCTATGGAAACCTGTCTCTCGATCCGGCCGCCATGGTGTTGCATTATAATCAGGAAGTGTTCGAAGGCCTAAAGGCCTATCATTTGATGGACGGCGGTATCGGACTGTTTCGACCGGAAAAAAATATTGAACGCATGAACGCCTCCGCCCGCAGAATGGTCATGCCGGAAGTGGATCCCGACGTTATCCTGCGGGCCTTAAAAGAGCTGATTTTGCTTGAACGTGAATGGATCCCCAAGTCGGAAGGCACCTCGCTTTATATCCGGCCTACCATGATTGCCACCGAGCCTGCGCTGGGCGTGAGGCCCGCGGAACAATACCTTTATTACATCATCCTCGGCCCGGTGGGTGCTTACTACCGTGAAGGGTTCAGCCCCACCAAGATTTTCGTTTCCGACGAGTATGTTCGCGCCGCCAAGGGCGGTGCCGGAGAAGCGAAAACATCCGGCAACTACGGCCCCACGCTCCTGGCTTCCAAGCAGGCTGCCAAGAAAGGCTACACCCAGGTTCTATGGATAGATGCCAAGGAGCGTAAGTATGTGGAGGAAGTCGGCACCAGCAATATCTTCTTTTTGATCGACGACGAGCTGGTCACTCCGCCCCTTGGAGGAACCATCCTGCCGGGTGTGACCAGGGATTCCGTGCTCCATATTGCTCGGGTCTGGGGGCTTAATGTTTCAGAACGCCTTATCACCATCCAGGAAGTCGTTGACGACGCTAAAAGCGGAGCGCTCAAGGAAATGTTTGCAACCGGCACCGCTGCGGTCATTTCCCCTGTGGGCGAGATTTGCTACAAAGAAAACGTTTTTCAAATCGCCGACGGCAAGACCGGAGATCTTTCCCGAAAACTCTATGACGAAATTACCGGGATACAGGACGGGCGCAAGGAAGATCCCTTTGGCTGGCGGCTTCGTATTGGTTAA
- a CDS encoding pancreas/duodenum homeobox protein 1 — MRPENFNDIFTPDVLQKLFPEDLADRFFDALYGDAAEGAYDISLRFKTLGQNRIEFELHLTQRPGKCIHCSLTYGLPEVFSRHPIINIKGLVEKIDQLLNGSAKCIDWQIGFTQEISDKLHVIPLTVLLDS; from the coding sequence ATGCGGCCGGAAAATTTTAACGACATTTTTACTCCGGATGTTCTGCAAAAACTGTTTCCGGAAGATCTCGCAGATCGGTTTTTTGACGCCCTCTACGGCGATGCAGCCGAAGGTGCTTACGATATCAGCCTTAGATTCAAAACGCTCGGGCAAAACCGGATTGAATTTGAACTGCACCTTACGCAGCGGCCGGGCAAATGCATTCACTGCAGCCTCACCTATGGACTGCCGGAAGTTTTTTCCCGTCATCCAATTATCAATATCAAAGGCCTGGTTGAAAAAATCGATCAATTGCTTAACGGGAGCGCCAAATGCATTGACTGGCAAATCGGTTTCACCCAGGAAATATCAGATAAACTTCATGTCATCCCGCTAACCGTTTTACTGGACAGTTGA
- a CDS encoding MFS transporter permease has product MTKKQKEIIISKDKAVFWLDRNGCWCNQHGKFEHKKIIDYFHASIQKDRRGYYVGQTIENCREKVYFHYEDTALFVFDVIKDKAITLILNTGKQIKLNPKKLEIKADSLYMRVKDERIKFAEQGLIKISDLLENVDDQFFIRIHHRRYKIQKL; this is encoded by the coding sequence ATGACAAAAAAACAAAAAGAAATAATCATCTCAAAAGACAAAGCGGTATTCTGGCTGGATCGAAACGGCTGCTGGTGCAATCAACATGGAAAATTCGAGCATAAAAAGATCATTGATTACTTTCATGCATCCATACAGAAAGACCGGCGCGGCTATTATGTCGGCCAGACAATTGAAAACTGCCGGGAAAAAGTCTATTTTCATTACGAAGATACGGCCCTGTTCGTCTTCGATGTCATCAAGGACAAGGCTATCACACTCATATTGAACACCGGAAAACAGATAAAGCTAAACCCCAAAAAACTTGAGATAAAAGCGGACAGCTTGTACATGCGTGTTAAAGATGAACGCATCAAGTTCGCCGAGCAAGGCCTGATCAAAATATCCGACCTTTTAGAGAATGTTGATGATCAATTCTTTATCCGGATCCATCACAGAAGATATAAGATCCAAAAATTATAG
- a CDS encoding NAD(P)H-dependent oxidoreductase codes for MQILVLYYSRGGNTRKLAEAVGQGVESVEGVRCRLRSTDEVGKEDFVESGGIIAGSPVYFGVMAAELKKIFDDFVGVRRKMEDKVGAAFATGGDASGGKETTMMSIIQTMLIYGMIIVGDPMNATGHYGVACVGAPDAGTLQNAEKLGARVARLVKKLR; via the coding sequence ATGCAAATTCTGGTGCTTTATTATTCCCGGGGCGGCAATACCCGCAAACTGGCCGAGGCTGTAGGCCAGGGTGTCGAATCGGTCGAAGGTGTTCGCTGCCGGCTGCGTTCCACCGATGAAGTCGGCAAGGAAGATTTTGTTGAATCCGGCGGAATCATTGCCGGATCACCGGTCTATTTCGGTGTGATGGCGGCGGAACTGAAAAAGATTTTTGACGATTTTGTCGGCGTGCGCAGGAAAATGGAAGATAAAGTAGGCGCCGCCTTTGCCACCGGCGGCGATGCCTCCGGCGGCAAGGAAACTACCATGATGTCCATTATACAAACCATGCTGATTTACGGGATGATCATTGTCGGCGATCCGATGAACGCCACCGGCCATTACGGCGTAGCCTGCGTGGGTGCCCCGGATGCCGGGACTCTGCAGAATGCCGAAAAGCTGGGCGCCCGTGTCGCCCGGCTGGTCAAAAAGCTGCGATAG